The Saccopteryx leptura isolate mSacLep1 chromosome 2, mSacLep1_pri_phased_curated, whole genome shotgun sequence genome has a window encoding:
- the CLDN8 gene encoding claudin-8 — protein MATSALQYTGLLLGGVGMVGTVAVTIMPQWRVSAFIGSNIVVFETIWEGLWMNCMSHANFRLQCKIYDSLLALPPDLQASRGLMCAASVLSVLAFLTAILGMRCTKCTGDDDKAKSPILLMAGILFIIVGMVVLIPVSWVANSIIRDFYNPIVDDGQKRELGEALYLGWTTALVMTAGGAILSCVSYINSESRSYRYSIPSHRTTPRNYHAERKPQSVYSRSQYV, from the coding sequence ATGGCCACCTCGGCACTGCAATACACCGGACTGCTGTTAGGTGGGGTGGGCATGGTGGGCACCGTGGCCGTCACCATTATGCCTCAGTGGAGAGTGTCTGCCTTCATTGGAAGCAACATTGTGGTCTTTGAAACCATCTGGGAGGGACTGTGGATGAACTGCATGAGCCACGCTAACTTCAGGCTGCAGTGCAAGATCTATGACTCTTTGCTGGCTCTACCTCCAGACCTGCAGGCCTCCCGAGGACTCATGTGTGCTGCGTCTGTGCTGTCCGTCCTGGCCTTCCTGACAGCCATCCTTGGCATGCGCTGCACCAAGTGTACTGGGGATGACGACAAGGCCAAGAGTCCGATCCTGCTCATGGCTGGAATACTGTTCATCATTGTGGGCATGGTGGTGCTCATCCCTGTGAGCTGGGTTGCCAACTCCATCATCAGGGACTTCTACAACCCAATAGTGGATGACGGCCAGAAACGCGAGCTTGGAGAAGCCCTCTACCTAGGCTGGACCACAGCGCTGGTGATGACGGCTGGAGGGGCGATATTGTCTTGCGTCTCTTACATCAATAGTGAGAGCAGGAGCTACAGATACTCCATCCCTTCCCACCGCACAACCCCCAGAAACTATCACGCCGAAAGGAAGCCGCAGAGTGTGTACTCCAGAAGTCAGTATGTGTAG